A genome region from Pseudanabaena sp. Chao 1811 includes the following:
- the yidD gene encoding membrane protein insertion efficiency factor YidD: MQKRIPIKLPIPNLLNSATRSLAVTAITGYQRFISPYKGFSCAHRVLYGCESCSQYFKRVILEEGIFTAIANAKGRFQECREANEILKVRKAKCRASRKYYTSRLTSNFVAIESGESDDSEQEPENTDGTQDGQNPENTNAKKLGGSRWERKARSQVNSNGNNNSCDYGGLDNCSDCANCTDVITDIPSDCINNLNCDNANCLSGMDCSGLDCGALDCSGLDCGALDCGSCS; the protein is encoded by the coding sequence ATGCAAAAAAGAATTCCCATCAAGCTCCCCATCCCTAATCTTCTCAATAGCGCAACAAGAAGCCTAGCTGTCACTGCTATTACTGGCTACCAAAGATTTATCTCACCCTATAAAGGCTTTTCCTGCGCCCATCGTGTTCTTTATGGTTGTGAGTCCTGTTCACAATATTTTAAGCGAGTCATCTTAGAAGAGGGAATTTTCACCGCGATCGCCAATGCTAAGGGTAGATTTCAGGAATGTCGAGAGGCTAATGAAATCTTAAAAGTACGAAAAGCGAAATGCCGAGCTAGTCGTAAGTATTACACTAGTCGATTAACCTCAAATTTTGTAGCGATTGAATCTGGAGAGTCTGACGATTCTGAACAGGAACCTGAAAATACTGATGGCACTCAAGACGGGCAAAATCCTGAAAATACTAACGCGAAAAAACTAGGTGGCTCAAGATGGGAGAGGAAAGCGCGATCGCAAGTTAATAGTAATGGCAACAATAATAGTTGTGACTATGGTGGGCTTGATAATTGCTCTGATTGCGCTAACTGTACAGATGTGATTACGGACATTCCTAGTGACTGCATCAACAATCTCAATTGCGATAATGCCAACTGTCTATCAGGAATGGATTGCAGTGGACTAGATTGCGGTGCTTTAGATTGTAGTGGCTTAGACTGTGGTGCTTTAGATTGCGGTAGTTGTAGCTAA